The Irregularibacter muris sequence CAGATGTATTGGTGGCCGAAAATATCCCTGCTGGTACAGTGGGAATTGGGGTAATAGCGACTAAACGACCATCATGGGCTTCATTGAAATTTTCTGCATAGGCAGTATGTTGAGCCACATTAAAATCTATCTCATTGTTATTAAGAGCAATTTCAGATTGGAGTAAGTCTTGGAACTCTACTGATTTTACTGTATATCCCTGTTTTTCCAAGATGGGTTTTACCGCCTCATCGAATAAAACATTATAAGGACCCTGGGATACTCCCACTGTAATTTCTTTTTTTGTGGCTTGATCCTTATCCGCTGTTGTTTCTGTTTTTTGTCCACACCCTGTAATAATCCCCAATAGTAAAACTAAAGACATTAATAGAATAAATGATTTCTTTATTGTTTTCATGTTTTCCCTCCTAGTTTTTTCTAATCTTCCTTGAATAGTAATTTCCAAGGCTTTGAATAATTTGTACAAAAACGACCAAAATAATCACCGTAACAACCATAAGGGGAGTATTCATTCTTTGATATCCGTAGGTCAATGCTAAATCTCCTACTCCCCCTCCCCCTATAATCCCTGCCATTGCAGAAGCACCTATTAAGCCAATAGTTCCTGTGGTTAGGGCCAATATCAAGGATCCTAAAGCCTCTGGCAATAAAAAATACCATATGATTTGAAATGTAGTTGCTCCCATAGCTTCCGCTGCTTCTATAATCCCTTTGTCTACCTCTAGCAAGGAATTTTCTACCAATCTAGCTATATAGGGACTGATATAGGCCACAAGGGGCACAATAGCCGCGTTGGAACCTATGGTCGTACCCATTAAAGCTCGGGTCATTGGCATGATAAATATAAGTAATATCACAAAGGGTATAGAGCGGATGATATTAATTACATTATTCAAAACAAAAAATAATAGCGTATTTTTCAATAGGCCATCCTTTTTTGTAAGAACCAATAGTATTCCTAGGGGAATTCCTATGAGGGCACCAATAAGCAAGGCTATTCCTATCATATAGATGCTTTGCTGAATGGATAAAATTAGTTTGTCTGGAGTAATTCCCAATAAATCTTTAAATCCCATCATAGTTCCATCCTTTCATAGAGTATTCCCTTTGATTGAATATGAGCAAGAGCTCTTTCTCTCTCAATAGGTGTTCCCTCTATTTCCACAATCACAATACTCAACGTATTTTCCCTTAATTCGCTTACACTGGCAAATAGAATATGGGTAGTAATATCAAATTCCTTGTTGATCTCCGATAATAGAGCGTTTTTTCCATAATCACCTATGGTTTTTAGCCTTAGAATCGAGCTATTGGACCTATCCCTTTTTAATTTTTTCATCATTCCCTCTGGAAGAGTATCGTCAATAACTGTTTTCACAAAATCCTTTGTCACTTCCTTTTGAGGATTTCCGAAAACATCAATGACCTTTCCCTCCTCGATAACTGCTCCATCTTCCATAACAGCCACTTTGTTGCAGATATTCTTAATGACATTCATTTCATGGGTAATGATTAAAATAGTGATATTCAATTCATGATTAATCTTTTTTAATAATTCTAGAATAGATAAAGTGGTTTTAGGATCTAAAGCACTAGTAGCCTCATCGCATAATAAAATGCTTGGGTTTGTAGCCAGTGCCCTTGCAATTCCCACTCTTTGCTTTTGCCCCCCAGACAATTCATTGGGGTATGCATCTGCTTTATCTTCCAATCCTACATATTCTAATAATCGCATCACACGTTTTTGGATATCTTGCTTTGGTATCTTATCTAAAACTAAGGGCATAGCAACATTCGCATAAACTGTCTTAGCGTTTAGGAGATTAAATTGTTGAAAAACCATACCGATTTCCTTCCTCATCTTTCTAAGATGAGATTTAGGGAGTTCTCCCATTTCCTGCCCCTTTACAAACACCCTTCCATTAGTAGGCTTTTCTAATCCATTTACTAGACGAATTAAGGTGGATTTGCCGGCACCACTAAATCCAATAACCCCAAAAACATCTCCCTCTTCAATGGTCATATTCACATGCTTTAGAGCATGTACCTTTCCCGCCTTACTCTCAAAGGTTTTACTGACATCAAGCAATTGAATCATCCTTCTCCCCCTTCCTTCATCACTTTAATTCCATGTATTCCTACCAACTTACTATACTTTATAATATGAGTCTCAAATTGTCAACAATTTTTTGTTCCCCTAAAATTTATGAAAGGGACTTAGAAGGTAAAGATGGTAAACCTTCTAAGTCCCTTTCATCACAAAAAAAATCTCTACAATTAGAGAAAACTCTAATCGTAGAGGGTAAACAAAATCTATTCTTTTTTTCATTTTTTTCTTAAGGTTTACCTATCAATATATCAAAATCAATAGTAATGTGGTCTAAATCTGTTTTTAAATATTCCTGTAGACTCTCTTCTTTTATACTCCACGATAGGGGAGTCATAAGGATTAATTCCGGAATTAGGGACTTATCTAAGGGGAAGATATAGCTTAAGGGGTGCCTCTCCATAATCCTAAAATTTTCTTTAAATTTTTTTACTATGCTCTCATTATTATAAGATTCTTCCCTAGATTCTTCTAAAATGATCTCCCGTAATTCTTTTAAATACTCCCTTTGGGGTATGATTTTTACCACCATACTATTGTCTTTTAGTAGTCTTTTAAATTCCCCATAATTAGCAGGAGATAAAATATTCAAAACAATATCAAAGCACTTCTCCTGAAAGGGAGTTTTGGCTAAATCCCCCACCGTCCAAAGAAAATCCATATGGTTTCTGGCTGCCACAACAATTCCTTCCTTAGCGATATCAATACCTACACCTAACACATCGGTAGATAACTTCTTATCTATATTGTCTTTTATATAG is a genomic window containing:
- a CDS encoding putative RNA methyltransferase, whose translation is MKKREKSAQYMQQYQEIFQCPICMADMKIVDLKSLICTNNHTFDVTKQGYINLLNSSSKTKYNKKLFESRKSIVDSGLFVPLHERISQLIANGVGGEERINILDAGCGEGSHLAYIKDNIDKKLSTDVLGVGIDIAKEGIVVAARNHMDFLWTVGDLAKTPFQEKCFDIVLNILSPANYGEFKRLLKDNSMVVKIIPQREYLKELREIILEESREESYNNESIVKKFKENFRIMERHPLSYIFPLDKSLIPELILMTPLSWSIKEESLQEYLKTDLDHITIDFDILIGKP
- a CDS encoding methionine ABC transporter permease, yielding MGFKDLLGITPDKLILSIQQSIYMIGIALLIGALIGIPLGILLVLTKKDGLLKNTLLFFVLNNVINIIRSIPFVILLIFIMPMTRALMGTTIGSNAAIVPLVAYISPYIARLVENSLLEVDKGIIEAAEAMGATTFQIIWYFLLPEALGSLILALTTGTIGLIGASAMAGIIGGGGVGDLALTYGYQRMNTPLMVVTVIILVVFVQIIQSLGNYYSRKIRKN
- a CDS encoding methionine ABC transporter ATP-binding protein — encoded protein: MIQLLDVSKTFESKAGKVHALKHVNMTIEEGDVFGVIGFSGAGKSTLIRLVNGLEKPTNGRVFVKGQEMGELPKSHLRKMRKEIGMVFQQFNLLNAKTVYANVAMPLVLDKIPKQDIQKRVMRLLEYVGLEDKADAYPNELSGGQKQRVGIARALATNPSILLCDEATSALDPKTTLSILELLKKINHELNITILIITHEMNVIKNICNKVAVMEDGAVIEEGKVIDVFGNPQKEVTKDFVKTVIDDTLPEGMMKKLKRDRSNSSILRLKTIGDYGKNALLSEINKEFDITTHILFASVSELRENTLSIVIVEIEGTPIERERALAHIQSKGILYERMEL